The following are encoded in a window of Methanomassiliicoccales archaeon genomic DNA:
- a CDS encoding NIL domain-containing protein produces the protein MMAVRKFLLMFPPAMANQPVTHGLWRNFDITVNILKADIDESGGRLIIELTGEPEEIAKALDYLAGNHVRVEELKNYVRRDVKKCTDCGMCVSICPVKAYEMDISDYHVVFHLERCVACGRCLDACPPGALTKGRSSILSP, from the coding sequence ATGATGGCGGTCAGAAAGTTCTTGCTTATGTTCCCGCCAGCCATGGCCAACCAGCCGGTCACCCATGGCCTATGGCGGAACTTCGACATCACGGTCAACATCCTGAAGGCGGACATTGACGAAAGCGGAGGCAGGCTGATCATTGAATTGACCGGCGAGCCAGAAGAGATCGCCAAGGCCTTGGATTACCTGGCCGGGAACCATGTCCGGGTCGAGGAGCTGAAGAACTATGTCCGCAGGGATGTCAAGAAGTGCACCGATTGCGGGATGTGCGTGTCGATCTGTCCGGTGAAGGCCTATGAGATGGATATATCTGACTACCATGTCGTGTTCCATCTGGAAAGATGCGTTGCTTGCGGACGCTGCCTCGATGCCTGCCCTCCCGGCGCACTAACAAAGGGCCGTTCATCGATACTGTCCCCCTGA